A region of Granulicella aggregans DNA encodes the following proteins:
- a CDS encoding ADP-polyphosphate phosphotransferase, whose protein sequence is MKIQSNDFRVHPGKEFKLKDRPTAIKPYCKSKKQYRRTLESHVQELSSLQQLHYASHRYALLLIFQGIDAAGKDGAIRHVMSGINPEGCEVYSFKQPSAEELEHDFLWRTTCRLPERGRIGIFNRSYYEEVLVVRVHPEILRNEGLSEELLDEKTVWDERYRSIEHFETHLHCNGTHVVKIFLHLSEEEQRKRFLERIDEPDKNWKLSLADIHERKYWKQYADAFEECLNATSTQISPWFVVPADDKENARLIVSRIVMDAIKDLKMSYPNTTAKRKAELEAIRKLLLK, encoded by the coding sequence GTGAAGATTCAATCAAACGACTTCCGAGTTCATCCCGGCAAAGAGTTCAAGCTCAAGGACAGGCCGACCGCGATCAAACCGTACTGCAAGTCAAAGAAGCAGTATCGGAGGACGCTCGAAAGCCACGTCCAAGAACTAAGTTCACTTCAGCAATTGCACTACGCTTCGCATCGCTACGCGCTGCTGCTCATCTTTCAGGGCATCGATGCGGCGGGCAAGGATGGTGCGATTCGGCACGTGATGTCGGGGATCAATCCGGAAGGTTGCGAAGTCTATAGTTTCAAGCAGCCAAGTGCGGAGGAACTGGAACACGATTTCCTTTGGCGCACGACGTGCAGGCTTCCGGAGCGTGGACGAATCGGTATCTTCAACCGCTCTTACTATGAAGAGGTCTTGGTCGTCCGTGTGCATCCTGAGATTCTCAGGAACGAAGGGTTATCAGAGGAACTGCTCGACGAGAAGACTGTCTGGGACGAGCGATACCGTTCGATCGAACACTTCGAGACCCACCTGCACTGCAATGGTACGCACGTCGTGAAGATTTTCCTCCACCTTTCGGAGGAGGAGCAGCGTAAGCGCTTCTTAGAGCGGATCGACGAGCCTGACAAGAATTGGAAGTTAAGTCTTGCGGATATTCACGAGAGAAAGTATTGGAAGCAATATGCCGATGCGTTTGAGGAGTGCCTGAATGCGACGAGCACCCAGATCTCGCCTTGGTTTGTCGTGCCAGCTGACGACAAAGAGAATGCCCGCTTGATTGTCTCCAGAATCGTAATGGATGCCATTAAGGATTTGAAGATGTCTTATCCGAACACCACAGCAAAGCGGAAAGCCGAACTAGAGGCAATCCGCAAGCTCCTATTGAAGTAG
- a CDS encoding alternate F1F0 ATPase, F1 subunit alpha, whose product MSEPAGALMTAVDSAFDGLRDACASYAPKLQTEEIGIITSLSTGMATISGLPNLGNEELVRFSGDRLGMAFNVDEDEVGLILLCEYQDLHVGDEVRRTGRVMDIGVGTTLLGRVIDALGRPIDGKPPVITEHRLPVERPAPAIMDRAAVSVPLQTGLKVVDAMIPIGRGQRELILGDRQTGKTAIAIDTILNQRGQNVICVYCAIGQRASSVAKVVANLQEKGAMEYTVVIVAEGNDAPGLVYVTPYAATSIAEYFMEQGRDVLIVYDDLTQHAQAYRELSLLLRRPPGREAYPGDIFYIHSRMLERSTHLIKELGGGSLTALPIIETDAQDISAYIPTNLISITDGQVYLSPTLFELGVLPAVDVAQSVSRVGSQAQKPAYRAVAKDLKLAYSQFEELETFAKFGTHLDEATRKTIDHGQRIRACLKQPESKPVPVAEQIVVLIALQAGLFDQVPLDKVPDGEVALQKALSTLPKDIATRLLSEDKLSDGDHKAIIDLATAALFSLQPKKDAGPPPKGGA is encoded by the coding sequence ATGAGCGAGCCAGCCGGAGCTTTGATGACGGCGGTCGATAGCGCGTTCGACGGACTCCGGGATGCGTGCGCCAGCTACGCCCCAAAGCTGCAAACAGAGGAGATTGGGATCATAACCAGTCTTTCTACCGGGATGGCTACGATCTCCGGTCTGCCGAATCTTGGCAATGAGGAGTTGGTAAGATTCTCCGGCGATCGCCTGGGAATGGCCTTCAATGTGGATGAAGATGAGGTCGGTCTCATCCTGCTCTGCGAATATCAGGACCTTCATGTCGGCGACGAAGTGCGGCGAACCGGGCGTGTGATGGACATTGGCGTGGGCACTACCTTGCTGGGCCGTGTCATCGATGCGTTGGGCAGGCCCATTGATGGGAAGCCCCCAGTGATCACCGAGCACCGCTTACCAGTGGAACGGCCAGCGCCGGCGATCATGGACCGCGCAGCGGTCAGCGTTCCCCTTCAAACGGGATTGAAGGTCGTGGATGCAATGATTCCAATCGGTCGAGGCCAGCGAGAACTCATTCTGGGGGACCGTCAGACGGGCAAGACCGCGATTGCGATTGACACCATTCTCAATCAGCGCGGGCAGAATGTGATCTGCGTCTATTGCGCCATTGGGCAGCGAGCGTCCTCCGTAGCCAAGGTCGTCGCCAATCTACAGGAGAAAGGCGCGATGGAGTACACGGTCGTCATAGTGGCGGAAGGCAACGACGCTCCGGGGTTGGTTTACGTTACTCCCTACGCGGCGACCAGTATCGCTGAGTACTTCATGGAGCAAGGTCGCGACGTATTGATCGTCTATGACGATCTCACACAGCACGCACAAGCTTACCGCGAACTCTCACTGCTCCTTCGCAGGCCGCCCGGTCGAGAGGCTTACCCCGGCGACATCTTCTATATCCATTCCCGCATGCTGGAGCGATCCACCCATTTGATCAAGGAGCTCGGCGGCGGCTCGTTGACCGCTCTTCCGATCATCGAGACCGACGCGCAAGACATCTCCGCTTACATCCCAACCAACCTGATTTCGATTACCGATGGACAGGTGTACCTGTCTCCTACGCTGTTCGAACTCGGCGTGCTTCCTGCCGTGGACGTCGCGCAGTCTGTCTCGCGAGTGGGCAGCCAGGCGCAAAAGCCCGCTTACCGGGCCGTTGCGAAGGATCTGAAACTTGCCTACTCGCAGTTCGAAGAGCTTGAGACCTTCGCAAAATTTGGCACCCACCTCGACGAAGCGACACGCAAGACCATCGATCATGGTCAGCGAATACGAGCTTGCCTGAAGCAGCCGGAATCGAAGCCCGTTCCTGTTGCTGAGCAGATCGTCGTTCTGATTGCCCTGCAGGCTGGCCTGTTCGATCAGGTGCCTCTAGACAAGGTACCGGACGGAGAAGTCGCTCTTCAGAAGGCACTCTCAACTTTACCGAAAGATATTGCCACGCGACTTCTGTCCGAGGACAAGCTGAGCGATGGTGACCATAAGGCCATCATTGACCTGGCGACAGCGGCGCTTTTCAGCTTGCAGCCTAAGAAAGACGCAGGGCCGCCGCCGAAGGGTGGCGCATGA
- the glgP gene encoding alpha-glucan family phosphorylase, producing MSDPKSTRPDKDVPEVKPAPALGIDALKELALNLHWSWNHMADKLWEALDSYLWEATQNPWVILQTVSHDRVKTLLATVDFQDLLSALLQHKRKFFSADAWFQKTHPGAALSTIAYFSMEFMLTEALPIYSGGLGNVAGDQMKAASDLGVPVVGVGLLWGQGYFRQDFDSEGNQRALYPVNDPGQLPIQPVRRPNGEWLRIQVHLTGARIWLRCWEVLVGRTRLYLLDANDFANTAAHRGITSELYGGDAEMRLKQEIVLGIGGWRLLREIGLNPEVCHLNEGHAAFAVLERARYYMADHHVSFELALTITRAGNMFTTHTAVPAGFDRFAPDLCRKHLEHYAKDELAIPMESLLALGRQNPEDDSEPLNMAYLALRGSGQVNGVSKLHGEVSRQIFQPLFPRWPQIEVPIGSVTNGIHVPTWDSAEADALWTKVCGAGRWRGDRPLADDVRCLTDNELWQMRTEARRAMLKQVRDRYARQLSAEGGSHLNVADIFREETLTVGFARRFATYKRPDLLLHDPERLIRLLTDARHPVQLVLAGKAHPEDEPGQALIKQWNDFIKRPEVRGHVVFLSDYDMQMAQELVQGMDLWINTPRRPWEACGTSGMKVLANGGLNISELDGWWAEAYTPKVGWAIGDGKEHGEDAAWDAQEVESLYVLLEQQVVPEFYTRDGQVMPSKWLERVRESMATLTPEFSASRAIRQYTNDRYLPAAAGYRDRAANDGKLGIEVMQWQQGLTRGWDTLRFGKVEVETKDGQHRFQIEVIAGLLHPDQFTVEVYAGPIAETGTTPEILFPSKSSTAMSGNELYSMCCPAKRPATDYTARVVPMRSGASVPLEAGQILWQR from the coding sequence GTGAGCGATCCCAAATCGACCAGGCCGGACAAGGACGTTCCAGAAGTAAAGCCAGCGCCGGCATTGGGAATCGATGCCTTGAAAGAATTGGCACTGAACCTGCATTGGTCATGGAATCACATGGCGGACAAGCTCTGGGAGGCGCTGGACAGCTATCTGTGGGAGGCGACTCAGAACCCCTGGGTCATTCTCCAGACCGTCTCCCATGACAGAGTCAAGACACTGCTCGCGACGGTTGATTTTCAAGACCTCCTCTCCGCTTTGTTGCAGCACAAGCGCAAGTTCTTTTCCGCTGATGCGTGGTTCCAGAAGACGCATCCCGGAGCAGCGCTCTCAACGATTGCATATTTCAGCATGGAGTTTATGCTGACCGAAGCATTGCCAATCTATTCTGGCGGGCTGGGAAATGTAGCGGGCGACCAGATGAAGGCGGCGAGCGACCTCGGCGTTCCGGTGGTCGGGGTCGGCCTGTTATGGGGCCAGGGATACTTTCGACAGGACTTCGATTCTGAAGGCAATCAACGCGCTCTCTATCCGGTCAATGATCCGGGTCAACTGCCCATCCAGCCGGTGCGTCGGCCGAACGGCGAGTGGCTGCGCATTCAAGTTCATCTTACAGGTGCGAGAATCTGGCTGCGCTGCTGGGAGGTGCTCGTCGGCAGAACCCGGCTTTACCTTCTGGACGCGAACGATTTCGCGAACACGGCAGCACATCGCGGCATCACGAGCGAACTCTATGGCGGCGATGCTGAGATGCGGCTGAAGCAGGAGATCGTTTTGGGGATTGGAGGTTGGCGATTGCTGCGAGAGATCGGTCTAAATCCAGAAGTCTGCCATCTGAACGAGGGGCATGCGGCATTCGCAGTGCTGGAGCGCGCTCGCTACTACATGGCCGACCATCATGTCTCCTTTGAGCTCGCGTTGACCATCACCCGGGCTGGGAACATGTTTACCACCCATACCGCCGTGCCGGCTGGCTTTGATCGCTTTGCTCCGGACCTCTGCCGGAAGCACCTGGAGCACTACGCGAAGGACGAACTCGCAATCCCCATGGAGAGTCTTCTTGCTCTTGGAAGGCAGAATCCCGAAGATGATTCTGAGCCGCTCAATATGGCTTACCTCGCGCTCCGTGGCAGCGGCCAGGTGAACGGTGTCAGCAAGCTTCACGGAGAAGTAAGCAGGCAGATCTTTCAGCCACTCTTTCCAAGATGGCCACAAATCGAGGTGCCCATTGGTTCCGTGACCAACGGGATTCACGTGCCTACGTGGGATTCAGCCGAAGCTGATGCTCTTTGGACAAAGGTGTGCGGCGCGGGACGCTGGCGGGGTGACCGTCCGCTTGCGGACGATGTCCGTTGCTTGACCGACAACGAGTTGTGGCAGATGCGCACCGAAGCTCGCAGGGCGATGCTGAAGCAGGTACGCGATCGCTATGCGCGACAACTCTCTGCTGAGGGCGGCTCTCATTTGAACGTTGCCGACATCTTCCGCGAGGAGACGCTCACAGTTGGATTCGCTCGCCGCTTCGCTACGTACAAGCGTCCCGATCTTCTTCTGCATGATCCCGAGCGGCTCATCCGTCTGCTCACCGATGCGCGACATCCGGTGCAGTTGGTTCTCGCTGGCAAGGCGCATCCCGAGGATGAGCCGGGACAGGCGTTGATCAAGCAATGGAACGACTTCATCAAGCGCCCCGAGGTTCGCGGGCATGTGGTCTTCCTCAGCGACTACGACATGCAGATGGCACAGGAGCTGGTGCAAGGCATGGACCTTTGGATCAACACGCCGCGCAGGCCGTGGGAGGCATGCGGGACCAGCGGTATGAAGGTGCTGGCGAATGGTGGACTCAACATCTCCGAACTGGACGGCTGGTGGGCGGAAGCTTATACGCCGAAGGTCGGGTGGGCTATCGGGGATGGAAAGGAGCACGGCGAGGATGCGGCCTGGGATGCGCAGGAAGTTGAGAGCCTCTATGTGCTGCTGGAGCAACAGGTCGTGCCCGAGTTCTATACGCGGGACGGCCAAGTGATGCCGTCAAAATGGCTTGAGCGCGTTCGCGAGAGTATGGCAACCCTTACGCCTGAGTTTTCCGCAAGCCGGGCAATCCGTCAATATACGAATGATCGCTATCTGCCGGCCGCTGCCGGCTATAGGGATCGTGCCGCTAACGACGGCAAGCTCGGCATCGAAGTGATGCAATGGCAGCAGGGCCTTACACGAGGATGGGACACCCTTCGTTTTGGCAAAGTTGAAGTTGAAACCAAGGATGGCCAACATCGTTTCCAAATAGAAGTCATTGCCGGCCTGCTCCATCCGGACCAATTCACCGTCGAGGTGTATGCCGGTCCCATCGCAGAAACCGGCACCACACCAGAGATTCTGTTTCCATCCAAGTCTTCGACCGCCATGTCCGGTAACGAGCTCTATTCCATGTGTTGCCCGGCCAAGCGTCCGGCCACCGACTATACGGCTCGAGTTGTTCCAATGCGCTCTGGTGCTTCCGTCCCCCTTGAAGCCGGGCAGATCCTTTGGCAGCGATGA
- a CDS encoding F0F1 ATP synthase subunit C yields the protein MDSTTAIAIASIVTAGMTIGIGCLAPALGEGKSVATALTSLAQQPDASATITRTLFVGLAMIESLAIYCFVVSMILIFANPFWKYIIAHAVAGK from the coding sequence ATGGACAGCACAACCGCAATTGCAATTGCATCGATTGTTACAGCCGGTATGACCATTGGTATCGGCTGTCTCGCCCCAGCGCTGGGTGAAGGAAAGTCAGTCGCGACGGCCCTGACTTCTCTTGCGCAGCAGCCGGACGCTTCGGCCACCATCACGAGAACGCTCTTTGTGGGGTTGGCGATGATTGAATCCCTGGCAATCTACTGCTTTGTCGTTTCTATGATCCTGATCTTCGCGAACCCATTCTGGAAGTACATCATCGCTCACGCTGTCGCGGGTAAATGA
- a CDS encoding F0F1 ATP synthase subunit B family protein translates to MLIDWFTVIAQMVNFLILVWLLKHFLYKPILNAIDTREKGIASKLADAEAKVASAQKQQADFEAKNKSFDEQRDAMKAKAEADAKTEHDRIIDAAQKQADGLRASEAAALKDDQAHQAAAIRRMAQDQVFAITRKTLTDLASVTLEERIGEVFTRRLGEMNAKDKYEMGAALKSSPEASPLRSAFTLPDEQKTAIQNALNETFSAVIRVRYETDANAVSGIELTAPGQKLSWSISSYLDSFDQSVAAMVTQETKPEPAAAPAAEAK, encoded by the coding sequence ATGCTCATCGACTGGTTCACCGTTATCGCCCAGATGGTCAACTTCCTGATCCTTGTCTGGCTGTTAAAGCACTTCCTATATAAACCGATCTTGAATGCGATCGACACTCGCGAAAAGGGTATCGCGTCAAAATTGGCTGACGCCGAAGCGAAGGTGGCGAGTGCTCAGAAGCAGCAGGCAGATTTTGAAGCGAAGAACAAGAGCTTCGATGAGCAACGAGATGCGATGAAGGCCAAGGCCGAGGCGGACGCCAAGACAGAGCACGATCGTATTATCGACGCAGCACAAAAGCAGGCCGATGGCCTCCGCGCCTCTGAAGCCGCCGCGCTCAAAGACGACCAGGCACACCAAGCCGCCGCAATCAGACGGATGGCGCAGGACCAGGTATTCGCGATCACCAGAAAGACTTTGACCGATCTCGCCTCGGTCACGTTGGAGGAGCGGATCGGAGAAGTCTTCACTCGCCGATTGGGGGAGATGAATGCCAAGGATAAATATGAGATGGGTGCCGCGCTCAAATCTTCACCCGAGGCTTCTCCTCTCCGCAGCGCGTTCACTCTTCCCGATGAGCAGAAGACCGCGATCCAGAACGCGCTGAATGAGACCTTCTCCGCAGTGATTCGAGTTCGTTATGAAACGGATGCGAACGCGGTCAGTGGAATCGAACTCACCGCGCCGGGGCAGAAACTGTCATGGAGCATCTCTAGTTACCTCGATTCGTTCGATCAAAGTGTTGCCGCGATGGTAACGCAAGAGACGAAGCCCGAGCCTGCAGCTGCACCCGCCGCCGAGGCCAAATGA
- a CDS encoding F0F1 ATP synthase subunit gamma: MSGSTEQLGRKINGARNLGGVVRAMKALAASSIGQYERADEALDDYLKTIELGMIACLHGEAQNPSAGEIKPRRAQQIGAVIFGSDQGLVGSFNEVIVEFSLQSLRALPGKVTQIWAVGERLKALLADSTQSPIKEMEVPGSLDAITPLVGQILLEIQSARERGEVWEIQVFHNHPKLSSSYEPVSKRLLPLDESWQKTLRATPWPTKIPPQVIDDIPSALTAFIQDYLFVLLFQACAESLASENASRLASMQRAEKNIDGMLDDLNRKFHRLRQEGIDEELFDVIAGFEALTKKKSKRSG; encoded by the coding sequence ATGAGCGGTTCCACCGAACAACTGGGCCGAAAGATCAATGGAGCGCGGAACCTTGGCGGGGTCGTGCGGGCGATGAAGGCTCTCGCCGCTTCGAGCATCGGGCAATACGAGAGGGCGGACGAAGCTCTTGACGACTATCTGAAGACAATCGAACTTGGAATGATCGCGTGCCTGCACGGAGAGGCACAGAACCCATCCGCCGGTGAAATCAAGCCGCGGCGTGCACAGCAGATCGGTGCTGTGATCTTCGGTTCGGATCAGGGTCTTGTCGGAAGCTTCAATGAAGTGATCGTGGAGTTCAGTCTGCAGTCGTTGCGAGCCCTCCCAGGGAAAGTGACTCAGATCTGGGCGGTCGGCGAGCGCCTGAAAGCATTGCTGGCAGATAGCACTCAGAGTCCGATCAAAGAAATGGAAGTGCCAGGTTCTCTCGATGCGATCACACCACTCGTCGGGCAGATTCTCCTCGAGATTCAATCGGCCCGTGAGCGAGGTGAGGTATGGGAGATTCAGGTCTTCCACAACCATCCGAAGCTGAGCTCCTCGTATGAGCCTGTCAGCAAACGTCTGCTTCCTCTAGATGAATCATGGCAAAAGACGTTAAGAGCAACGCCATGGCCGACAAAGATACCTCCGCAGGTAATTGACGACATACCGTCAGCGCTAACGGCATTTATTCAGGACTACTTGTTTGTGCTGTTATTTCAGGCCTGCGCGGAGTCCCTGGCAAGCGAAAATGCAAGTCGCTTGGCGTCGATGCAACGTGCCGAAAAGAACATCGATGGCATGCTTGACGATCTCAATCGCAAGTTTCACCGACTCCGGCAGGAAGGCATCGATGAGGAGCTCTTCGACGTGATCGCCGGGTTTGAGGCGCTCACCAAGAAGAAATCCAAGCGGTCGGGCTGA
- the glgX gene encoding glycogen debranching protein GlgX produces the protein MSAATGRPYPLGATVCPDGTNFSIFSASACGMQLVLFDHADDDAAARTVTLDPVLNRTSHYWHIFLPGIKPGQLYGYRADGPLDPVAGQRFDAQKVLIDPYGKGVSVGRNYSRAAACIPGDNAATSMKSVVADLSLFDWGDDKPINRRFRSTVIYEMHVAGFTRDPSSGVSAAVRGTYLGVVEKIPYLQSLGITAVELLPVFQFDVSDAPSGLTNYWGYDPVSFFAPHLAYSTNTEDPVACIDEFRTMVKALHVAGIEVLLDVVYNHTAEGDEHGPTLCFRGLENNFYYILEDDRAHYADFTGTGNTLKSNHSVVKRLILDSLRYWVSEMHVDGFRFDLASIFSRSDSGAPMLNAPIIWEIDSEPVLAGTKLIAEAWDSGGLYQVGSFGQDKWKEWNGVYRDDVRSFLKSDQNTAWNLHQRIIGSPDIYKRGHRPTGQSINFITCHDGFTLNDLVSFNSKHNDGNKSQNSDGTNANLSWNCGVEGPSTDPMVEQLRIRQIKNFFALTLLSVGTPMLLMGDEVRRTQQGNNNGYCLDNRVGWFDWDLCKSNAEIFRFVQQLIRLRLQFEQATVGNVIPLEDYLSNAHIRWHGTMLDKPDWGPDSHSIAVEFHNHALNNECYIAVSSYEKNLEFELPPLSATSSRWIRLIDTSLPSPHDIAEAANGSEVEGRTYIVNPHSIVMLHFASAVGESE, from the coding sequence ATGAGCGCTGCGACTGGCAGGCCCTATCCCTTGGGCGCGACCGTATGTCCCGATGGAACAAACTTCAGCATCTTCTCTGCAAGCGCATGCGGGATGCAATTAGTCCTGTTCGACCACGCTGACGATGATGCTGCCGCGCGCACCGTCACCCTCGACCCGGTGCTCAATCGCACCTCTCACTACTGGCACATCTTTCTGCCGGGGATCAAGCCGGGACAACTATACGGCTATCGCGCAGACGGTCCCCTCGATCCAGTGGCAGGACAACGTTTCGATGCGCAGAAGGTATTGATCGACCCCTACGGCAAAGGCGTTTCAGTCGGCCGCAATTACAGCCGCGCTGCAGCCTGCATCCCCGGTGACAATGCCGCGACTTCGATGAAGAGTGTAGTCGCAGATCTTTCTTTATTTGATTGGGGAGACGATAAGCCAATTAATCGTCGCTTCCGGAGCACAGTTATCTATGAGATGCACGTTGCTGGCTTTACACGCGATCCATCGTCCGGCGTATCGGCCGCCGTGCGCGGAACCTATCTGGGCGTAGTGGAGAAGATTCCCTATCTCCAGTCTCTTGGGATTACGGCTGTCGAGCTTCTGCCCGTCTTCCAATTCGATGTTTCAGATGCACCTTCCGGGTTGACCAACTATTGGGGCTACGATCCTGTCTCGTTCTTCGCTCCACACCTCGCGTACAGTACGAACACCGAGGATCCAGTCGCATGTATCGATGAGTTCCGTACGATGGTGAAAGCGCTACATGTTGCTGGAATCGAGGTCCTACTTGATGTTGTGTACAACCACACTGCTGAAGGAGACGAGCATGGCCCAACACTCTGTTTTCGGGGTCTGGAGAATAATTTTTACTACATCCTTGAAGACGACCGCGCACACTACGCAGACTTCACCGGAACGGGGAATACTCTCAAGTCGAACCACTCCGTAGTCAAGAGGCTTATCCTCGACAGTCTCAGGTACTGGGTCTCCGAGATGCATGTGGACGGGTTCCGTTTCGATCTTGCTTCTATTTTCTCTCGAAGTGATTCTGGAGCCCCTATGCTCAATGCTCCGATTATCTGGGAGATTGACTCCGAACCCGTGCTGGCCGGCACGAAGCTCATTGCTGAAGCCTGGGACTCCGGTGGACTCTACCAGGTTGGCAGCTTCGGACAAGACAAGTGGAAAGAGTGGAACGGGGTCTATCGCGACGACGTCCGAAGCTTCTTGAAGAGCGACCAAAATACGGCCTGGAATCTTCACCAACGAATCATCGGCAGCCCAGACATCTATAAGAGAGGCCATCGCCCTACCGGTCAAAGTATCAACTTCATCACTTGCCACGATGGCTTCACGCTGAATGATCTGGTCTCCTTCAACTCAAAGCATAATGACGGAAACAAGAGCCAGAATAGCGACGGAACCAACGCGAATCTTAGCTGGAACTGTGGTGTTGAAGGACCCTCGACAGATCCCATGGTGGAACAGCTCCGTATCCGGCAGATCAAGAACTTCTTTGCGCTGACACTGCTCTCAGTCGGCACTCCAATGCTACTGATGGGGGATGAGGTGAGACGCACGCAACAGGGCAACAATAATGGGTATTGTCTCGACAACAGAGTTGGCTGGTTCGACTGGGACTTGTGCAAGAGCAATGCCGAGATCTTTCGGTTCGTCCAGCAGTTGATTCGCCTTCGTCTGCAATTCGAGCAAGCCACTGTTGGCAACGTCATCCCCCTCGAGGACTACCTTAGCAACGCGCACATTAGGTGGCACGGAACTATGCTCGACAAGCCGGACTGGGGTCCGGACTCACATTCCATCGCCGTCGAGTTTCATAACCATGCGCTCAATAACGAGTGCTATATCGCCGTGAGTTCTTATGAGAAGAATTTGGAGTTCGAGCTTCCGCCACTCTCAGCAACGTCATCGCGATGGATTCGCCTGATTGACACCTCTCTTCCATCTCCGCATGATATCGCTGAAGCAGCGAACGGCTCGGAGGTTGAGGGTCGTACCTATATAGTCAATCCGCATTCGATCGTCATGCTTCATTTCGCATCGGCCGTCGGCGAGTCGGAATAA
- the pgm gene encoding phosphoglucomutase (alpha-D-glucose-1,6-bisphosphate-dependent), which produces MKIDPRAGKPAIASDLVDVPKLIAAYYEDRPDAENPAQCVIFGTSGHRGSSFAKTFNEWHILAITQAICLYRKQHKIDGPLFLGIDTHALSRPAVDSALEVLAANGIDVMLAGREEYTPTPVISHTILTYNRGRSSGFADGIVITPSHNPPETGGFKYNPPHGGPAEERITTWIEKKANEFLAKQLKGVNRTSLEKALVASTTHRHDFLTPYVEDLHNVVDMDAIRASGISIGVDPLGGAGVHYWEPVAKRYGLNLQVVNETVDPTFRFMTLDWDGRIRMDPSSEYAMRPLIALKDKFDLTVACDTDHDRHGIVARSIGLLPPNHYLAVCVDYLFAHRPRWTKEMAVGKTVVSSSIIDRVAARQGRKVYEVPVGFKYFVEGLLHGRLGFAGEESAGSSFVRRDGSVWTTDKDGIIAALLAAEITAVSKRDPGELYAELARELGESLYRRSQANATDQQKIALERITASDIHTTDLAGEKPITIITKAPGDGITIGGIKVAAANGWFAARPSGTEAIYKIYAESFSGEERLALIEAEAQTVANQAFTAAMPALKTPQLQETK; this is translated from the coding sequence ATGAAGATCGATCCCAGAGCCGGGAAACCGGCAATTGCCAGCGATCTTGTCGATGTGCCGAAGTTGATCGCGGCTTATTACGAGGACCGACCCGATGCAGAGAATCCCGCGCAGTGCGTCATCTTTGGTACGTCCGGACACCGAGGTTCGTCATTCGCGAAGACCTTCAATGAATGGCACATCCTTGCGATTACGCAGGCAATTTGTCTCTACCGCAAGCAGCACAAGATTGATGGGCCACTCTTCCTCGGTATCGACACGCACGCGTTGTCGCGCCCGGCCGTCGATAGCGCGCTTGAGGTCCTAGCTGCCAATGGGATCGACGTGATGCTGGCGGGGCGGGAGGAATATACCCCTACCCCGGTGATCTCACATACCATCCTGACTTACAATCGCGGGCGGAGTTCCGGCTTCGCGGATGGCATTGTGATCACGCCTTCGCACAATCCTCCCGAGACCGGCGGCTTCAAGTACAACCCGCCTCACGGCGGCCCGGCAGAAGAGAGGATTACGACGTGGATTGAGAAGAAGGCGAACGAATTTCTCGCCAAGCAGCTCAAAGGTGTCAATCGGACTTCGCTCGAGAAAGCACTGGTTGCATCCACGACGCATCGCCATGATTTTCTGACTCCGTATGTGGAAGACCTGCACAACGTCGTCGATATGGATGCGATCCGGGCATCGGGGATCAGCATTGGTGTAGATCCTCTCGGTGGTGCCGGCGTGCATTACTGGGAGCCGGTCGCGAAGCGGTATGGTCTGAATTTGCAGGTTGTGAATGAGACAGTCGACCCAACCTTCCGATTCATGACGCTTGATTGGGACGGCAGAATTCGCATGGACCCGTCGTCCGAGTACGCAATGCGACCTCTGATTGCGTTGAAGGATAAATTCGATCTCACCGTTGCATGCGATACAGATCACGACCGCCATGGAATCGTAGCCCGTAGTATCGGATTGTTACCGCCCAATCACTATCTGGCGGTATGTGTCGACTACCTCTTCGCGCATCGTCCGCGGTGGACAAAGGAAATGGCAGTGGGCAAGACGGTGGTCAGCAGCAGTATCATCGATCGTGTCGCAGCGCGGCAAGGTCGAAAGGTCTACGAAGTACCTGTCGGCTTCAAGTATTTCGTCGAAGGGTTGCTTCATGGCCGTCTCGGATTTGCAGGGGAAGAGAGCGCTGGCTCTTCTTTTGTACGCAGGGATGGCTCTGTCTGGACCACGGACAAGGATGGAATCATCGCCGCTCTGCTGGCAGCGGAGATAACGGCGGTATCTAAAAGAGATCCTGGCGAGCTCTATGCGGAACTGGCTCGCGAACTAGGAGAATCGCTCTATCGGCGGTCTCAGGCCAATGCTACTGACCAACAGAAGATCGCGCTGGAGCGGATCACTGCAAGCGATATTCACACGACCGATCTTGCAGGTGAAAAGCCAATCACGATCATCACCAAGGCTCCTGGTGACGGTATTACCATTGGCGGGATCAAGGTGGCTGCCGCAAACGGGTGGTTCGCCGCAAGGCCATCCGGCACTGAAGCGATCTACAAGATCTATGCCGAGAGCTTTAGCGGGGAGGAACGTCTGGCCCTGATCGAGGCTGAAGCTCAGACCGTCGCAAACCAGGCGTTTACAGCGGCGATGCCTGCACTCAAGACGCCGCAACTTCAGGAGACAAAGTGA